In the genome of Cheilinus undulatus linkage group 6, ASM1832078v1, whole genome shotgun sequence, one region contains:
- the degs1 gene encoding sphingolipid delta(4)-desaturase DES1, producing the protein MGNRVAREDYEWVYTDQPHADRRKEILAKYPEIKSLMGPDPRLKWIVCMMVAIQFLAFYLVKDLDWKWVLFWTYAFGSCINHSMTLAIHEISHNTAFGNNKAMWNRYFAMFANLPIGLPYSASFKRYHLDHHRYLGGDGVDVDIPTDFEGWFFCTRFRKFIWIILQPLFYAIRPLCINPKPITQLEVTNVAVQITFDILLYSLWGAKPLVYMLAGSMLGMGLHPISGHFIAEHYMFLKGHETYSYYGSLNLLTFNVGYHNEHHDFPSIPGRRLPMVKKIASEYYDDLPQYTSWMKVLYDFIMDDALSPYSRVKRKLKGDVKQE; encoded by the exons CCAAATACCCAGAAATCAAGTCATTGATGGGCCCTGACCCCAGGCTGAAATGGATTGTGTGCATGATGGTGGCTATACAGTTTTTAGCTTTTTACCTGGTCAAAGACTTGGACTGGAAATGGGTTTTGTTTTGGACATATGCTTTTGGCAGTTGTATCAACCACTCAATGACCCTTGCTATACATGAAATCTCCCACAACACAGCGTTTGGAAACAACAAGGCCATGTGGAATCGCTACTTTGCCATGTTTGCCAACCTGCCCATCGGCCTGCCCTATTCTGCCTCCTTTAAACGCTATCATCTGGACCATCATCGATACCTCGGCGGAGACGGAGTGGATGTAGACATCCCAACTGATTTTGAAGGCTGGTTCTTCTGCACACGCTTCCGCAAATTCATCTGGATTATACTGCAGCCACTGTTTTATGCTATTCGACCGCTCTGCATCAACCCCAAACCCATCACCCAGCTGGAGGTGACCAATGTGGCCGTACAGATCACCTTTGACATCCTGCTGTACTCGCTGTGGGGAGCCAAGCCTCTGGTCTATATGCTGGCTGGCTCCATGCTGGGGATGGGATTGCACCCCATCTCTGGTCACTTCATAGCTGAGCATTACATGTTCCTCAAGGGCCATGAGACCTACTCCTACTACGGCTCCCTTAACCTGCTCACCTTCAATGTGGGCTACCACAATGAGCACCACGACTTCCCCAGCATCCCAGGACGGAGGCTGCCAATG GTGAAGAAAATAGCATCTGAGTATTATGATGACCTGCCACAGTACACATCATGGATGAAGGTCCTGTATGACTTCATCATGGACGATGCTCTGAGCCCTTACTCCCGGGTCAAGAGGAAGCTGAAGGGAGATGTCAAGCAGGAATAA